A region of the Alphaproteobacteria bacterium genome:
AATCACGTGAACAAGGACTTCAAGCCAATTTAGTTGGGGGTGATGCCCTAAATTCTGGAGAATTTTGGACAATTAGCGGACCTGCTGGTGAAAATACACGTTTTAGTGATGCATCATCTGCTGTTAATCTCCCTGCAGCTAAAGAGGTTGTTGAAAAATTCCGTAGCCAACAATATGAACCAGAAGGGTACACTTTATCAAGCTATGCCGCAGTTCAAGCATGGGCAGCGGCTGTTACAGCTCTTAATGATACAGATGACCATAAGGTTGCAGATTATTTTCGTAGCCATTCAATTGAAACAGTTATGGGTAATCTTTCTTGGGATGAAAAAGGTGATATTAAAAACCCAAGTTATGCATGGTATATTTGGTCAAATGGTAAATTTAGCCAAGAAACCAAATAACATTACGTAATATATTTTTTTGCAAAGGCCGCTTTTTCAAAAAGTGGCCTTTGTAATTTTTACTTTTTATCCGTAAAAAACTTTGCAATCTTTGATGAAGATTGGTAGATTATTCTTATTCTATAACATTAGGATCCTTTGAGGATAAAAATGAATAATAAAAATAATTATTTTATTATCCTGGGTTCAGATCATGCTGGCTATGATTTAAAGGAAATATTAAAATCTTATTTAATAAGCATGAATTATGAAGTTCAAGATATAGGTGTTCATAATAAAGATTCGGTAGATTATCCTGATATTGCTGAATCTGTTGTACAATTAATTAATCATAATCCTAAAAATTTAGGGATTTTAATTTGTGGTAGTGGGATAGGTATGTCTATTGCAGCTAATCGTCATAATTTTATAAGAGCAGCACTTTGTTTTGATCCTTTGTCTGCACAATTATCTAAATTCCATAATAATGCTAATGTTTTATGTTTAGGCTCAAGAATAATAGGTGAAAGTTTAGCTAAAGCTTGTGTTGACTCGTTCTTAAATACAGAATTTGAAGGGGGAGATAGACATATAAGACGTCTTAAAAAATTAGAAAAGCATAATAATTAAGATAAAATTATATTTAATGAAGAAATATTGATATTTGATATAGGACAAATAATAGTGAATTTTTCAACACCTCCTTATAAAACAATTTTTAATACACCATTAGAAAAATGTGATCCTGAGATTGATCAAGCTATCAAGAAAGAGCTTGATAGACAGCAAAACCAATTGGAATTAATTGCGTCAGAAAATATTGTATCTTTGGCCGTTTTAGAAGCCCAAGGTTCTGTGTTAACCAATAAATATGCAGAAGGCTATATTGGTAAACGCTATTATGGGGGATGTGAATTTATTGATCAGGTAGAAATGTTGGCTATTGAAAGAGCAAAAAAAATATTTAATTGTTCTTTTGCTAATGTCCAACCCCATTCTGGAGCACAAGCTAACCAGACAGTTATGCTTGCTTTACTACAACCAGGAGATTGCATTATGGGAATGGCTTTATCTGCTGGTGGACATTTAACCCATGGGGCGGCACCAAATTTATCTGGAAAATGGTTCAAAGCTATTTCATATGGTGTGACGCAGCAAGACAACATAATTGATTATGAAGAAATTGAAAAACTTGCAATGGAATATAAACCCAAATTAATTATTGCAGGTGGGTCTGCTTATCCTAGAATTATTGATTTTAAACGTTTTAAAGATATTGCTCATAAAGTAGGTGCATATTTAATGGTGGATATGGCCCATTTTGCTGGATTGGTAGCTGGTGGTGTCTACCCTAATCCATTACCCTATGCTGATATCGTGACAACAACGACCCATAAAACACTACGTGGTCCACGAGGTGGCATGGTTTTAACAAATAACGAAGAACTGGCAAAAAAAATTAATTCTGCCCTTTTTCCTGGATTACAAGGTGGTCCGCTTATGCATGTTATTGCAGCAAAAGCGGTTGCTTTTTATGAAGTTTTACAGCCTTCTTTTAAAGAATATGCAAAATCTGTGGTTAATAATGCGCAAATTTTAGCTAGTAATCTTAAGAAAAATGGTTTTGATATGGTTTCTGGGGGTACAGATAGTCATTTGATTTTGGTTGATTTAAGATCAAAAAAAATTACCGGCAAACAAGCGGAACATGCTTTAGAGCAAGCAAATATAACGTGTAATA
Encoded here:
- a CDS encoding branched-chain amino acid ABC transporter substrate-binding protein; amino-acid sequence: EAYTSGEKDFSALISKLKEAKIDVIYLGGYHNDAGLIVRQSREQGLQANLVGGDALNSGEFWTISGPAGENTRFSDASSAVNLPAAKEVVEKFRSQQYEPEGYTLSSYAAVQAWAAAVTALNDTDDHKVADYFRSHSIETVMGNLSWDEKGDIKNPSYAWYIWSNGKFSQETK
- the rpiB gene encoding ribose 5-phosphate isomerase B — its product is MNNKNNYFIILGSDHAGYDLKEILKSYLISMNYEVQDIGVHNKDSVDYPDIAESVVQLINHNPKNLGILICGSGIGMSIAANRHNFIRAALCFDPLSAQLSKFHNNANVLCLGSRIIGESLAKACVDSFLNTEFEGGDRHIRRLKKLEKHNN
- a CDS encoding serine hydroxymethyltransferase — its product is MFNTPLEKCDPEIDQAIKKELDRQQNQLELIASENIVSLAVLEAQGSVLTNKYAEGYIGKRYYGGCEFIDQVEMLAIERAKKIFNCSFANVQPHSGAQANQTVMLALLQPGDCIMGMALSAGGHLTHGAAPNLSGKWFKAISYGVTQQDNIIDYEEIEKLAMEYKPKLIIAGGSAYPRIIDFKRFKDIAHKVGAYLMVDMAHFAGLVAGGVYPNPLPYADIVTTTTHKTLRGPRGGMVLTNNEELAKKINSALFPGLQGGPLMHVIAAKAVAFYEVLQPSFKEYAKSVVNNAQILASNLKKNGFDMVSGGTDSHLILVDLRSKKITGKQAEHALEQANITCNKNAIPFDPEKPTIISGIRLGTPVLTTRGFGPEEFKITADFISEIVDSLNESSEIQMEKRKQIRLHVQDLCKKFPIYQTI